The Anabas testudineus chromosome 14, fAnaTes1.2, whole genome shotgun sequence genome includes a region encoding these proteins:
- the LOC113170488 gene encoding uncharacterized protein LOC113170488 isoform X1: MKLQTGRKQLICFLVLWHLKHKSATMQLKFVTLAFCFLGTVILCGAQTEIDPTADATTQELPTTVIPNTPDPTVPTVDPTAAPNTDSTENTGTPGQTTLSPTIQTEETGITATDATAPPPTESAGNEGLSSGAIAGIAVGSIAGVAAVGGGIFGALKYTGRI, translated from the exons ATGAAACTGCAAACCGGAAGAA AGCAACTGATTTGTTTCCTGGTTTTGTGGCACTTAAAACACAAATCTGCAACAATGCAACTGAAATTTGTTACCCTGGCTTTTTGCTTTCTTGGCACAG TAATTCTGTGTGGAGCACAAACTGAGATAGACCCAACAGCAGATGCAACTACCCAGGAACTACCCACCACTGTAATCCCAAATACTCCGGATCCAACGGTACCAACAGTGGACCCAACTGCTGCACCAAACACAGACTCAACCGAAAACACCGGCACACCTGGTCAGACCACCCTATCCCCAACTATACAAACCGAAGAGACAGGCATTACTGCTACAGACGCAACTGCACCCCCTCCTACCGAGTCTGCAGGAAACGAAGGGCTTTCATCTGGCGCTATAGCCGGTATTGCAGTCGGCTCTATTGCTGGGGTGGCTGCAGTTG GTGGAGGCATCTTTGGTGCACTTAAGTACACCGGGAGGATCTGA
- the LOC113170647 gene encoding ubiquitin carboxyl-terminal hydrolase 2-like isoform X1: protein MPSLRHSYTVTVPEEPAAFPMDKPDLRRKTSSLSRSMLVSTFVGLIINQAKNKSPQGLVGLRNLGNTCFMNSILQCLSNTPELRDYCLRNIHRTDLNNNCRTGTALMEEFARLTQGLWTSVNEAISPSDFKSQIQRYAPKFVGCNQQDAQEFLRFLLDGLHNDVNRVTVRPKVSVEDFDHLSDDEKGKRMWNMYLEREDSKVVDLFVGQLKSSLTCTDCGFRSTVFDPFWDLSIPIAQKNSGEVTLKDCLRLFTKEDVLDGEERPTCNKCKARKRCTKRFSIQKFPQVLVLHLKRFSDSNNRNSKLTTYVNFPLKELDLREFASENSERAVYNLYAVSNHSGNALGGHYTAYCKNPALGEWYSYNDSRRRLCMHVCSCLSLLLAGSDGCVVLMLLRDTCILKIPTRSLTYNAL from the exons ATGCCGTCTCTGCGTCACTCCTATACTGTGACGGTGCCGGAGGAACCGGCCGCTTTCCCCATGGACAAACCGGACCTGCGGCGCAAGACTTCTTCGCTGTCCCGGTCCATGCTGGTGTCCACATTCGTGGGTCTGATCATCAATCAGGCCAAG AACAAGAGTCCTCAGGGTCTAGTGGGACTGAGGAACTTGGGGAACACA TGTTTCATGAACTCCATCCTACAATGTCTGAGTAACACTCCAGAGCTCAGAGATTACTGCCTGAGAAACATCCATCGCACCGACCTCAACAACAACTGCAGGACGGGCACTGCTCTCATGGAAG AGTTTGCTAGGCTGACTCAAGGCCTGTGGACTTCTGTGAATGAGGCCATCAGTCCCTCTGATTTCAAGAGCCAGATCCAGAGATATGCTCCCAAATTTGTTGGCTGCAA TCAGCAGGACGCTCAGGAGTTTCTGCGTTTCTTACTCGATGGTCTGCACAATGACGTGAACAGAGTGACTGTCCGCCCTAAGGTGTCCGTCGAGGACTTTGACCACCTTTC GGATGATGAAAAAGGCAAACGGATGTGGAATATGTATTTGGAGAGAGAGGACAGCAAAGTAGTAG ATCTGTTCGTGGGACAGCTGAAAAGCTCTCTGACTTGCACTGACTGTGGCTTTCGCTCCACTGTGTTCGATCCGTTCTGGGATCTATCAATACCTATTGCACAG AAGAACTCGGGCGAAGTGACTCTCAAAGACTGTTTAAGACTCTTTACAAAAGAAGATGTGCTGGATGGAGAAGAGAGACCG ACGTGCAACAAATGCAAAGCCAGAAAGAGATGCACCAAAAGATTCAGCATCCAGAAGTTTCCTCAGGTCCTTGTACTTC ACCTCAAACGTTTCTCAGACTCTAACAACCGAAACAGCAAACTCACCACATACGTAAACTTCCCTCTCAAAGAACTGGACCTGCGGGAGTTTGCCTCAGAAAACAGCG AGCGCGCTGTGTATAACCTGTATGCAGTATCCAACCACTCTGGAAATGCATTGGGAGGCCATTACACAGCTTATTGTAAAAACCCAGCACTGGGGGAGTGGTACAGCTATAACGACTCCAG GCGCAgactgtgtatgcatgtgtgttcgTGCCTGAGTTTGCTGCTGGCTGGGAGTGACGGctgtgtggttttaatgttgctAAGAGATACGTGCATACTTAAAATTCCCACACGTTCCCTAACATACAACGCTCTGTGA
- the LOC113170488 gene encoding mucin-2-like isoform X2: MQLKFVTLAFCFLGTVILCGAQTEIDPTADATTQELPTTVIPNTPDPTVPTVDPTAAPNTDSTENTGTPGQTTLSPTIQTEETGITATDATAPPPTESAGNEGLSSGAIAGIAVGSIAGVAAVGGGIFGALKYTGRI, translated from the exons ATGCAACTGAAATTTGTTACCCTGGCTTTTTGCTTTCTTGGCACAG TAATTCTGTGTGGAGCACAAACTGAGATAGACCCAACAGCAGATGCAACTACCCAGGAACTACCCACCACTGTAATCCCAAATACTCCGGATCCAACGGTACCAACAGTGGACCCAACTGCTGCACCAAACACAGACTCAACCGAAAACACCGGCACACCTGGTCAGACCACCCTATCCCCAACTATACAAACCGAAGAGACAGGCATTACTGCTACAGACGCAACTGCACCCCCTCCTACCGAGTCTGCAGGAAACGAAGGGCTTTCATCTGGCGCTATAGCCGGTATTGCAGTCGGCTCTATTGCTGGGGTGGCTGCAGTTG GTGGAGGCATCTTTGGTGCACTTAAGTACACCGGGAGGATCTGA
- the LOC113170647 gene encoding ubiquitin carboxyl-terminal hydrolase 2-like isoform X2: protein MPSLRHSYTVTVPEEPAAFPMDKPDLRRKTSSLSRSMLVSTFVGLIINQAKNKSPQGLVGLRNLGNTCFMNSILQCLSNTPELRDYCLRNIHRTDLNNNCRTGTALMEEFARLTQGLWTSVNEAISPSDFKSQIQRYAPKFVGCNQQDAQEFLRFLLDGLHNDVNRVTVRPKVSVEDFDHLSDDEKGKRMWNMYLEREDSKVVDLFVGQLKSSLTCTDCGFRSTVFDPFWDLSIPIAQKNSGEVTLKDCLRLFTKEDVLDGEERPTCNKCKARKRCTKRFSIQKFPQVLVLHLKRFSDSNNRNSKLTTYVNFPLKELDLREFASENSERAVYNLYAVSNHSGNALGGHYTAYCKNPALGEWYSYNDSRVNPMSSSQVRSSNAYVLFYELAASPHSKYQTCRL from the exons ATGCCGTCTCTGCGTCACTCCTATACTGTGACGGTGCCGGAGGAACCGGCCGCTTTCCCCATGGACAAACCGGACCTGCGGCGCAAGACTTCTTCGCTGTCCCGGTCCATGCTGGTGTCCACATTCGTGGGTCTGATCATCAATCAGGCCAAG AACAAGAGTCCTCAGGGTCTAGTGGGACTGAGGAACTTGGGGAACACA TGTTTCATGAACTCCATCCTACAATGTCTGAGTAACACTCCAGAGCTCAGAGATTACTGCCTGAGAAACATCCATCGCACCGACCTCAACAACAACTGCAGGACGGGCACTGCTCTCATGGAAG AGTTTGCTAGGCTGACTCAAGGCCTGTGGACTTCTGTGAATGAGGCCATCAGTCCCTCTGATTTCAAGAGCCAGATCCAGAGATATGCTCCCAAATTTGTTGGCTGCAA TCAGCAGGACGCTCAGGAGTTTCTGCGTTTCTTACTCGATGGTCTGCACAATGACGTGAACAGAGTGACTGTCCGCCCTAAGGTGTCCGTCGAGGACTTTGACCACCTTTC GGATGATGAAAAAGGCAAACGGATGTGGAATATGTATTTGGAGAGAGAGGACAGCAAAGTAGTAG ATCTGTTCGTGGGACAGCTGAAAAGCTCTCTGACTTGCACTGACTGTGGCTTTCGCTCCACTGTGTTCGATCCGTTCTGGGATCTATCAATACCTATTGCACAG AAGAACTCGGGCGAAGTGACTCTCAAAGACTGTTTAAGACTCTTTACAAAAGAAGATGTGCTGGATGGAGAAGAGAGACCG ACGTGCAACAAATGCAAAGCCAGAAAGAGATGCACCAAAAGATTCAGCATCCAGAAGTTTCCTCAGGTCCTTGTACTTC ACCTCAAACGTTTCTCAGACTCTAACAACCGAAACAGCAAACTCACCACATACGTAAACTTCCCTCTCAAAGAACTGGACCTGCGGGAGTTTGCCTCAGAAAACAGCG AGCGCGCTGTGTATAACCTGTATGCAGTATCCAACCACTCTGGAAATGCATTGGGAGGCCATTACACAGCTTATTGTAAAAACCCAGCACTGGGGGAGTGGTACAGCTATAACGACTCCAG GGTGAACCCAATGTCTTCCAGCCAGGTTCGCAGCAGCAATGCCTACGTCCTCTTCTACGAGCTGGCCGCCTCCCCCCACAGCAAATACCAGACGTGCCGGCTTTAG